In the genome of Brassica napus cultivar Da-Ae unplaced genomic scaffold, Da-Ae ScsIHWf_1;HRSCAF=2, whole genome shotgun sequence, one region contains:
- the LOC125599804 gene encoding uncharacterized protein LOC125599804, whose amino-acid sequence MGNGLILASESLGDVTTTLEQYGGTNVGVEWSQNEDGMELGEDDHNWKESDEILEFEDEFQDLTDGEDKIMTQEGATEATEENALVRDTADTEAPAMEKKVAPRKPLFSGNVGVHTKKFTQVLMSPRKCVAPKQTGRKGGGGGGAKKMEDKGPLNPKQLPKP is encoded by the coding sequence ATGGGGAATGGTTTGATACTGGCTAGTGAATCTTTAGGTGATGTAACCACAACTCTAGAACAATATGGAGGAACAAATGTAGGGGTGGAATGGTCTCAAAATGAGGATGGAATGGAATTAGGTGAGGATGATCATAATTGGAAAGAGTCTGATGAGATATTGGAATTTGAGGATGAATTTCAGGATCTTACGGATGGTGAGGATAAGATAATGACTCAGGAGGGAGCTACGGAAGCGACTGAAGAAAATGCGCTTGTCAGAGATACAGCCGACACAGAGGCACCTGCAATGGAGAAGAAAGTTGCTCCCCGTAAACCACTATTTTCAGGGAATGTTGGTGTCCATACAAAGAAGTTTACTCAAGTCCTAATGTCGCCGCGTAAATGTGTAGCTCCCAAGCAGACTGGCCGGAAGGGAGGAGGAGGCGGAGGTGCTAAGAAGATGGAAGACAAGGGtcccttaaaccctaaacaactTCCTAAACCTTAA
- the LOC125599805 gene encoding putative nuclease HARBI1 gives MLAERYGLKETHHVYLEESVAMFLETVGQDKTKRDIAARYQRSLDTFAEDTLRPQEGEFGRVSPVLRNDDRYWPHFRDCVGALDGTHVPVRPPSHNAEAYKGRKQDPTMNVLSICNFDMKFIYAYLGVPGRAHDTKVLTHCARNEASFPHPPPGKYYLVDSGYPTRTGYLGPHRSMRYHLGQFARGGPPVSARELFNRKHSGLQSVIERTFGVRKAKWRILDHKHPKYCLVKWIKLVTATMALHNFIRDSHREDHDFVQWQSDDDGEAEGEEADSDSDEEEDDDDGGGGGHTVYEPTGDRAMEALRKNITDEYGRGRLPY, from the exons ATGCTAGCTGAGCGATATGGATTGAAAGAGACTCACCATGTCTACCTTGAGGAATCTGTGGCGATGTTTCTCGAGACTGTTGGTCAAGATAAGACGAAGCGGGATATTGCTGCAAGGTATCAAAGATCATTGGATACG TTTGCGGAGGATACATTAAGACCACAAGAAGGCGAGTTTGGAAGAGTGAGTCCGGTTTTGAGGAATGATGATCGGTATTGGCCTCATTTCAGAGATTGTGTTGGAGCACTCGATGGAACTCATGTGCCGGTTCGCCCTCCAAGTCACAATGCAGAAGCATATAAAGGTAGAAAGCAAGATCCTACAATGAATGTTCTTTCTATATGTAACTTCGACATGAAGTTCATATACGCATATCTCGGTGTACCTGGTAGAGCACATGATACAAAGGTTTTGACTCATTGTGCGAGGAATGAGGCTTCTTTTCCACATCCTCCTCCTGGAAAGTATTATCTAGTTGACTCGGGATATCCGACCAGGACGGGGTATCTTGGTCCGCATCGTAGTATGCGATATCATCTTGGTCAGTTTGCTAGAGGAGGACCACCTGTTAGTGCACGAGAGTTGTTCAACCGAAAGCATTCAGGATTGCAATCGGTGATTGAGAGGACATTTGGAGTACGGAAAGCAAAATGGAGGATTTTGGATCATAAGCATCCAAAGTATTGTCTGGTCAAGTGGATTAAGCTCGTGACAGCGACGATGGCGCTACACAACTTCATACGTGATTCGCATCGGGAAGATCATGATTTTGTACAATGGCAAAGTGATGATGATGGAGAagcagaaggagaagaagctgatAGTGAcagtgatgaagaagaagatgatgatgatggtggtggtggtggacatACTGTATATGAGCCGACTGGTGATAGAGCGATGGAAGCTTTGCGTAAGAACATCACAGATGAATATGGTAGAGGTCGTTTACCGTATTAA